TGTACTATTTTACATGTCATCCAcgtagatcatccatccatccatttcctaccacttctCCCTTTCAGTATAGCAAGGGGGCTGGAGTCTATACCAGTTGCACACGGGCTGAAAACAGGTTAGATCctgggacaagtcgccaactcagaTAATTAGACAACATTCgtactcatattcacacactcgggccaatttaaatCAGTAGTTCTTAATTATTTTTTGTCAAACCCAGTCTAAGACacataaaaaatgttcacacacCCCCTTAATTTATATCCTAATGAGAACctgacagtatatatttgtatccTCATTACCGGTAAACTGAATGTCTGTATACTTTCTTGTATTTCCTGATTGAGCCTGTTGATTTATTCAAGTACTGCTGCTACTgtgtgcatgttcgaaataaaccatAACTGTAAATTTAGCAGTTGGGTTGTGTATCGTTAAAGAATGAAAAAAGACATTGATACTGGAAGTCCCTTGTCTCGCTGGCCCCGCCTGACACCTTACTGCACCTCCCTAGAGAGAGGATAAAATAACTGTTGGAATGTCATCATGGTCACAGTCAATACACAACATATAAAAGGAAGGCAAATCAATAAATTGTTGGGGTAGATACCAAGGGTTTCAGTATACTACGTACAGTGATGaggtcaatatttttattttcgcaaaacattttgtttatgttaatgtttacaaactcaaatgATAATTTCctagacacaggaggactttgagagCAAAAACCAGATGATTTAAATAAGTAATAGATCATAGTTTTTGCTTTTggttagttattgtgtactattgactttgtttttgtcaggcttgcccccgacagtttgtttgtttgtatgtatgtgtgtgtgtgtgtgtgtgtgtgtgtagtatttcctgtctatatttcctgtcagcgctcttattttgcctgtttcctgtctttttccctgagtgctgtgtcccctcagatgcggctgattagcacatggccacacctggtgtcaatcagcccaatcctaTCTAGACCTGTCTGCTCATCCAGTCTGtggtggattattgtcgatgtcacttccatATTGTCGCTCGTGTCGtttcgtgtcgtgtcattgcagcgtagcggtaagctatatttcggtatctgtttgtagcttactgtcttttgttccctgcttccgttttgttttcattctacaagtaacgacttctattttcctgctcgctacccgctaggtTCTACGCTAGCCCCTTTTGTTTTTTgccagcttccatgctaagctccttttgttttctagctcccatgccagctcttttagttttgttatccgcctcgtgcgcgctttttgttgaaccccttttgttcttgttctagtattttaattaaaacatgtctaTCTGCAAAatacctgcctccttctctgcatcttggggtttgtcaccaactaaCTGACAGTTTTGCTCaaataattgtatgtaataaaataaggaactggtttaaatattgtgttgatattgttgaacTGGTAAAAGCGCTCATCGTAAATACATTGAAAAGTTTACAGTTAATACGTGTGACTGGTATTGATGGATCTCATTAATGGAAGATCGGTATCAGAATTAGCAGCATAAAACCCTAATCGGAACATCCCTATATGTAATGTTACGTGATTTTATTTTGATGTGTAACATTCCCATAGTCACTTTTTGACCTTTTCTTAATGTACCTATGTAAAGTCTCTTATTTGATGCATATTTTTAATCAACCACAATTTGGCATATAAATTAAAACAAAAGTACACTCtgcaaatattaataataacatagtttttttttcatgttaccTACAGAACATGACATACAGGAGTTGAGTGAAAAACCGGACCAAGATGTAGAAGCAGATGAacagaaaaaaagaaggaaaagaagaaaaaagagacTGAATCTTAAAGGAGACTTGTGCACGGATGAAGTGGCTCCAATCAAAGACTCTCGCATTGGTCAGAATGAGATGCCAGCTGATGAGGAAGCAGTGCTCGTTAGCCGGAACAAGAAGAGGAAACTGAAGAAGAAGCGGCACAAAGAGAAGCTGCTCTCAATGGGCTTGATGCCTCGGGCGTCTGCTCTGGAGTTCACTTACCAAAAACAAAAGGAGGATGGGAGAGGATGTGAGGATAGTTGCTGAGGTAGCAGACTTTTTGCAGATTACATTAGAAATCTCTAAATTAGATTGTAAGTGTAGAGCTTTTTAACATTGTTGTATTATTCTACGATCATCTGGTCGATGTTGCGTTGTACAGGTGTGAATTTTATTGCATTTGTTGGCTAACACACCTAGAAACCTAGAGATTAAGCTTGGGCGATATATCAGTTGTATCGGATATATTCAAGTTTTTTGTAACAGAcgatttaaaattaaaataatctATTTATACTTCTCTTCTTGCTCCGGCATACTTGCCTCTCAGCAGCTTCAGTAGCTTGCGCCGTCCCCTTACTTCCTTATTGGCTCACATAGCAAAACATTGGGAAAGCTAACGGGAGCGAGACGTTTGTTTTGAAGAAAAGAAATGTGTTGTCAGTAGTTAGGTTTTGCGACAACAGGTgtggaacaaatgactgcacGGTGCAAAGTTTGTTTCAAGAAAGTATCCCTACATCTGAAACCGAAACCTCCAGACTACAGTTCATTACAAGGCGAACAAGACGcaacaacaaacaaactacaagCTGAAAATCACCTTACTATGGTGGAATCATTTACACAAGGTATGTATGATGAGAAAGAAGCGTAACGCAGGGAGTAATCTTTCAAGCAGTTACCCAGCACGCCACCAAGATATGTGAATGAAAAAGGCTGTTTTACTTTATCTACTtactaaaacaaattataatcctcaatccatccatccattttttaccgcttattcccttttggggttgcgggggacgctggcgtctatctcagctacaatcgatgtTTTACTTAATTATTTATTTGGATACAATGTACtaaactacttttttatttacagaagtatATTATCTAAGACAAAAGTTTACACTTTATTGATCTCAATGTTGGAGAGTGTTTATTTGAATGTAatgtgcaatgctacatttttttaacactagTATTCTATTAAAGCAGAAGTATTGCTTCCCAAGGGAAGCTCttaatttaattatttgaaaatgattccataaaaagtacaatttatatctGGTCTAAAAAGAACATTATACATATCAGAACTTGGCAAATAGTAAGATGCATTGTTTTAAAATACACATTGTTGATCCAATAAAAGAAAAAACTTGTTTTGAATTACCTCTGTCATTTGTATTCAAttgtttctttaaaaagtaggggAAACATCGGGGATTTTATTTTGACGCCATATTGCCCAGGCCTACTAGAGATATAACATATCTATTGCAGCTTCACACTCTtcagttattttatttaacacAAGGAGAGAgacagactagaaaaagaaaTGCAGGACCTCGGCAGGTAAGTGATTGTTTAGGTCAGGGTTGTCTAAACCAgcgattctcaaccttttttcagtgatgtaccccctgtgaacatttttttaattcaagtaccccctaatcagagcaaagcatttttggttaagaaaaagagataaagaagtaaaatacagcactatgtcatcagtttctgatttattaaactgtttaacagtgcaaaatattgctcatttgtagttgtctttcttgaactatttggatagaaaaatataaaaataactaaaaacttgttgtaaaagaaacaagtgattcaattataaataaagatttctacacatagaagtaatcatcaacttaaagtgccctctttggggattgtaatagagatccatctggattcatgaacttcgttctaaacatttattcacaaaaaaataatattttaaacataaacaatatttatggaacatgtccacaaaaaatgtagctgtcgacactgaatattgcattgttgcatttcttttcacagtttatgaacttacattcatattttgtcagaagtattatttaataaatatatttataaaggatttttgaattgttgctatttttagaatattttttaaaaatctcaagtaccccttggcataccttcaagtacccccaggggtatgcgtacccccatttgagaaccactggtctaaaccaCAGCCTGCAAGCCAAATGCAGCGCGCTGGCGTCTTCAGTTTGGCCCGCGAGAGGACAGCACAAGTTAAATGTCAATAAGCAACATAAACAACCTCCGTATGGGGGGGTGTTCTCATATTTACATATCCAGGGTCTGATGAGTGGCGAATTATAACCATTTTGTGGTTAATACAAGAAACTCCGGTTGGTGACCATGATGTGTACTTTCTTGATACGATAAGCACAGCAATTACTTgcatgacccaatccaaacaacctttcttcATCGTGGTGTAGAAAAAAACATTCAGTCACATATGACACAACCTGCTccctgaactttgtggatattatttaaaaaaaaaaaaaaaaacccatcataAGAATGTTTTGAAATTACAACAATTACAAGACACGTTGAGAAAcattctctccacacttatccatgtttgacttttagctgcttgataattCTGATTAATTATTAAACTTTAAaaaggttgtcacggaagtaaacaagttaGGAGTTGGAACTTTTCACATACACTTAATATTCAATTGTAATTATTAttgattatatatccattatattattataatatgtaaACACGTGTgttactttgcatgcagtcggcttttggccgccggccacatttttttttagcccaatgcggccccccagtcaaacagtttggacaccactggttTAGATCATCATTTGACGTTCAAGTTGAAGTAATGTATTTCACCATAAAGCTGTATGAATCACTCCATTCTtagacaaaaatacacatgtacatCAATTGTTTGTTTTCTAAATTGTGTATCCTGTTATGTATGACAGGCAAGTGGGTGCATTTCCCATCTGAATTTGGTTGATCGGGCAGGAAACCCACTGGTCTGGTCGCCTGTCATTCCTAAGGTACGTTTAAATCAccgactcacattcacacatgcacacttcacattcatagttttgattacAATCAAAATACACTAACAGAAAATGGTACTATCATGATCTTTGGTTTATTGGAAAAGAAATGTAACTTCTGTAATTTAAGAAAAAGATAATTGTATTTGGACGAGCACTTGTGAAATTTAGTGAATCTGCAATTCACTGTATACATCCCCAAAAATTTGCAATTTTTTGGTAAAGAAAACTGTCACCCaaatgtagctgggataggctccagtacccccttaccccgagagggacaagcggtagaaaatggatggatgtgtgaggCATATTTACCTGGCGTGTGCTATGCATTTCGCTTGTTAGCTTCCTTCATCACGGGCAAACAATGGCAATCAGAAGCGAGACGGAGAGGGTTATTGGAGCTGAATCTAATCTGATAATTACAACAGCCGTTTTTATTTAAACGTTCAATCTGAAATTGATCGATTGATTTGTAAACCAGAGGAGAACGTCAACCCACACTGTTGGGGTGTGGGTGGGGGAGGGGGTGCAAGCCACCACCGCGTACAGCAGATCTGCGCAAATTAAGGccagggggccacatgcggcccgttgagcttttcaatctggcccgccggagcAGCCGGACAttcccccccaatttttttttttagatctttaagatgtaaagtgtagtgtagctgccattatgatgtgcagtgatgttttctaatgaccgtaagttttCATCTATtcaaagtaggggtgtaacggtacacaaaaattttggtttgatacgtacttcggtttagaggtcacggttcggttaattttcggtacagtaagaaa
The sequence above is drawn from the Nerophis ophidion isolate RoL-2023_Sa linkage group LG03, RoL_Noph_v1.0, whole genome shotgun sequence genome and encodes:
- the LOC133549766 gene encoding glutamate-rich protein 1 — protein: MPANMAHRKEVFQSKVLQKLYPATPKSDKEPSSACTVAAVAPTICTKRKASHSHGNIEMTPSVIKTMRMYTVIPPPADYNADPGKTVTLLQHENIMEASSEHDIQELSEKPDQDVEADEQKKRRKRRKKRLNLKGDLCTDEVAPIKDSRIGQNEMPADEEAVLVSRNKKRKLKKKRHKEKLLSMGLMPRASALEFTYQKQKEDGRGCEDSC